Within the Nocardioides humi genome, the region CCCCCGTCCCCGACTGGGTGACGGCGGCGCTGCCCGGCCTGCCCAAGACCCTCCAGGACTCCGCCCGCCGTGCCGGGGCCTACGAGCGGGCCGTGCTCGACCTGCTCGAGGCCGCCGTCCTCACCGGCCGGGTGGGCGAGGAGTTCGACGGCGTGGTCACCAGCGTCCGCGAGAACGACCCGACCGCCGGCGTCGTCGTGCTCGCCGACGTCGGCGTCGAGGCCCCGGTGACCTCCGCGGACCCCCTGCCGCTGGGCGAGGACGTCCGGGTCACCCTGGCCACCGCCGACCTCGCGTCCCGCAAGGTCGCCTTCACCCGGGGCCGAGAGGCGTGAGGATCCTGGTCACCGGCGGCGTCCGGTCCGGCAAGTCCCGCCACGCCGAGGCGCTGCTCGCCGACGCGCCCGCGGTCACCTACGTCGCCGCCGGCCCGATGGACGACGACGCCGACTGGGCCGCCCGGATCGCGGCCCACCGCGCCCGCCGGCCGGCCGGGTGGGCCACCGTGGAGACCCGGGACGTCGCCGGGGCGATCGGCGCTGCCGCGGCGCCCGTGCTCGTCGACTGCCTCGGCACCTGGCTCACCGGCGTGATCGACGACGCCGCGCTGTGGGAGGCGCCGGTCGA harbors:
- the cobU gene encoding bifunctional adenosylcobinamide kinase/adenosylcobinamide-phosphate guanylyltransferase, producing the protein MRILVTGGVRSGKSRHAEALLADAPAVTYVAAGPMDDDADWAARIAAHRARRPAGWATVETRDVAGAIGAAAAPVLVDCLGTWLTGVIDDAALWEAPVERVESQVGGHLDALVAALAGTAEQVVVVTNEVGLGVVPEHRSARLFRDLLGTINQRVAEACDEVHLVVAGRVLRL